Proteins from a single region of Pseudomonas fulva:
- a CDS encoding 5'-nucleotidase, lipoprotein e(P4) family: MRSAAPALVIALLGTLLTGCQQTPKGHDQLDAVLWTQTAIEHEVLYQQIYAAATRQLQPALADPEWDALAQAPRDLSGLPPALIVDIDETLLDNTPVNAKAVVDGGAYDYAEWYRWVEKAEARALPGSVAFMQAAARLDITAYYLTNREPGQEADTLRNLRQAGFPIEDIGQILTAGTAIGGCQQAGSDKTCRRQWVGERARVLLMVGDSYGDFIAAPNRLDAQRQAAAPYRAWFGQRWFLLPNPTYGGWYTAPYADQDALPEGEKRALKLRALVLP, translated from the coding sequence ATGCGTAGCGCTGCCCCCGCCCTGGTCATTGCCCTGCTCGGCACCCTGCTCACCGGCTGCCAGCAAACACCCAAGGGCCATGACCAGCTCGATGCCGTGCTGTGGACCCAGACCGCCATTGAGCACGAGGTGCTCTACCAGCAGATCTACGCCGCCGCGACCCGCCAGCTGCAGCCTGCATTGGCCGACCCCGAATGGGACGCCCTCGCCCAGGCGCCGCGCGACCTCAGCGGCCTGCCGCCGGCGCTGATCGTCGATATCGACGAGACCCTGCTCGACAACACCCCGGTGAACGCCAAGGCGGTGGTCGATGGCGGCGCCTACGACTATGCCGAGTGGTACCGCTGGGTGGAAAAGGCCGAGGCCCGCGCCCTGCCCGGCTCGGTGGCCTTCATGCAGGCGGCCGCCCGGCTGGACATCACCGCCTACTACCTGACCAACCGCGAACCGGGGCAGGAAGCCGACACCCTGCGCAACCTGCGCCAGGCGGGCTTTCCCATCGAAGACATCGGGCAGATCCTGACTGCCGGCACGGCCATTGGCGGTTGCCAGCAAGCGGGCTCGGACAAGACCTGCCGCCGCCAGTGGGTGGGCGAGCGCGCGCGGGTGCTGCTGATGGTGGGCGACAGCTACGGCGACTTCATTGCCGCGCCCAATCGCCTGGACGCGCAGCGCCAGGCCGCGGCGCCGTACCGGGCCTGGTTCGGCCAGCGCTGGTTCCTGCTGCCCAACCCCACCTATGGGGGTTGGTACACGGCGCCCTATGCCGATCAGGACGCATTGCCGGAGGGTGAAAAACGCGCCCTCAAGCTGCGCGCGCTGGTCCTGCCCTGA
- a CDS encoding TonB-dependent siderophore receptor, producing the protein MALPCPRFAPSLLALALSPTFCWAVDSAVVLDATTIEEQAGDGYRARSAAVGGFSEAELLDTPASVAVVSRQLIDDQQARLLSDVLKNDASVGEAYAPIGYYENFVVRGFSLNAANSYRVNGRSLVGEQNVALENKQQVELLKGLSGLQSGVTEPGGLINYVTKRAENIRSLSVASNQDGERYLTADLGQWFGAEQQVGVRLNLAHEDIRSFVEHADGKRDFISLALDWNISPDATLQLDAEYQTREQRSVPGYQLLGGTQAPSGVDPDRRLGHQSWGKPVGIDSLNLGGRFEYRFDDSWKAALDASRSEVVIDDYSSFPYGCSPASGCSDWLTQFSPEGGYDIYDYRSPDDTRRHDELQATLSGAFATGAIGHELTVGSSALRRTVDRRSSVNEWIGAGNIHEDPADFAPTDVPLNPKQRRLDSRQYGLFFSDRISLDEHWQVLLGGRQVRLIEEAFTSSGVSDRRTRRSEFLPNAALLYKPQADTTLYLSYSKGLSLGGEAPWFTTNEGQTLAPTLSRQLEAGLKRDWQGLSLGAALFRIDQALQYSRPNDDGSLTYVQQGKQRNIGLELSASGQASRNLQLSASTAVIRARAIDSGTEAFEGHQAVNVPKVRASLAADYQIPGIQGLSLLGGLQYSASKYADPSGTVKVGDYTVFNLGSRYTTRIEGHETVLRLSVDNLFDKRYWRDTGAYQGDGYLFPGDPRTARLSATVSF; encoded by the coding sequence ATGGCACTGCCCTGCCCGCGTTTTGCCCCGAGCCTGCTCGCCCTGGCGCTGAGCCCGACCTTTTGCTGGGCCGTCGACTCGGCCGTGGTGCTCGACGCCACCACCATCGAGGAACAGGCCGGCGACGGTTACCGGGCGCGTAGCGCCGCAGTGGGTGGCTTCAGCGAGGCCGAGCTGCTCGACACCCCAGCCTCGGTGGCGGTGGTCAGCCGGCAACTGATCGATGATCAGCAGGCGCGTCTGCTCAGCGACGTGCTGAAGAACGACGCCTCGGTGGGCGAGGCCTATGCGCCCATCGGCTACTACGAGAACTTCGTGGTGCGCGGCTTTTCCCTCAACGCCGCCAACAGCTACCGGGTCAACGGCCGCAGCCTGGTGGGCGAGCAGAACGTGGCGCTGGAGAACAAGCAGCAGGTCGAGCTGCTCAAAGGGCTGTCCGGCCTGCAGAGCGGCGTGACCGAGCCGGGCGGGCTGATCAACTACGTGACCAAGCGCGCCGAGAATATCCGTTCGCTGAGCGTGGCCAGCAACCAGGACGGCGAGCGCTACCTGACTGCCGACCTCGGCCAGTGGTTCGGCGCCGAGCAGCAGGTAGGCGTGCGCCTGAACCTGGCCCACGAGGACATCCGCTCGTTCGTCGAACATGCCGATGGCAAGCGCGACTTCATTTCCCTGGCGCTGGACTGGAACATTTCGCCGGACGCCACCCTGCAGCTGGATGCCGAATACCAGACCCGCGAACAGCGCTCGGTGCCCGGCTATCAACTGCTCGGCGGCACCCAGGCGCCAAGCGGCGTCGACCCGGACAGACGCCTGGGCCATCAGAGCTGGGGCAAGCCGGTGGGCATCGATTCGCTGAACCTGGGCGGGCGCTTCGAGTACCGCTTCGATGACAGCTGGAAAGCCGCCCTCGATGCCTCGCGCAGCGAAGTGGTGATCGACGACTACAGCAGCTTTCCCTACGGCTGCAGCCCGGCCTCCGGGTGTAGCGACTGGCTCACCCAGTTCAGCCCAGAGGGTGGCTACGACATCTACGATTACCGCAGCCCGGATGACACCCGCCGACATGACGAACTGCAGGCCACCCTCAGCGGCGCCTTTGCTACCGGTGCAATCGGTCACGAGCTGACGGTCGGCAGCAGCGCATTGCGCCGCACCGTGGATCGCCGCAGCTCGGTCAACGAATGGATCGGTGCCGGCAATATCCATGAAGACCCAGCCGACTTCGCCCCGACCGATGTGCCGCTCAACCCCAAGCAACGTCGCCTGGACAGCCGCCAGTACGGCCTGTTCTTCAGCGACCGCATCAGCCTCGACGAACACTGGCAGGTGCTGCTGGGTGGTCGCCAGGTGCGCCTGATCGAGGAAGCCTTCACCAGCAGCGGCGTCAGCGATCGCCGCACCCGGCGCAGTGAGTTCCTGCCCAACGCCGCGCTGCTTTATAAGCCCCAGGCGGACACCACCCTGTACCTGAGCTACAGCAAGGGCCTGTCCCTGGGCGGCGAGGCGCCCTGGTTCACCACCAACGAGGGCCAGACACTCGCCCCCACCCTATCCCGGCAACTGGAAGCCGGCCTCAAACGCGACTGGCAGGGCCTGAGCCTGGGCGCCGCGCTGTTCCGCATCGACCAGGCACTGCAATACAGCCGCCCCAACGACGACGGCTCGCTCACCTACGTGCAGCAGGGCAAGCAGCGCAATATCGGTCTGGAGCTCTCCGCCAGCGGCCAGGCCAGCCGCAATCTGCAGCTGTCGGCCAGCACCGCGGTGATCCGCGCCCGGGCCATCGACAGCGGCACCGAAGCCTTTGAAGGCCACCAGGCGGTCAACGTGCCCAAGGTGCGTGCCAGCCTGGCCGCCGATTATCAGATACCCGGCATCCAGGGCCTGTCGCTGCTTGGCGGCCTGCAGTACAGCGCCAGCAAGTACGCCGACCCGAGCGGCACGGTAAAGGTCGGTGATTACACGGTGTTCAATCTCGGCAGCCGCTACACCACGCGCATCGAGGGCCATGAGACGGTGCTGCGCCTGAGCGTCGACAACCTGTTCGACAAGCGCTACTGGCGCGACACCGGCGCCTACCAGGGCGATGGCTACCTGTTCCCGGGCGACCCGCGTACGGCGCGGCTGTCTGCCACGGTGAGTTTTTAA
- a CDS encoding RluA family pseudouridine synthase — protein MPLSQIEIVHQDAALLVINKPTLLLSVPGRADDNKDCLVTRLQENGYPEARIVHRLDWETSGLIVLARDADSHRELSRQFHDRETEKAYTALCWGSPEGDSGSIDLPLRYDPPTKPRHVVCHEHGKHALTFWRVLERHPEHARVELTPITGRSHQLRVHMLSIGHPLLGDGLYAHEQALAAYPRLCLHASMLSLTHPQSGERLRFECPAPF, from the coding sequence ATGCCGCTCAGCCAAATCGAAATCGTCCACCAGGATGCCGCCCTGCTGGTGATCAACAAGCCCACCCTGCTGCTCTCGGTGCCCGGCCGCGCCGACGACAACAAGGATTGCCTGGTTACCCGCCTGCAGGAAAACGGTTACCCCGAGGCGCGCATCGTGCACCGCCTGGACTGGGAAACCTCGGGGCTGATCGTGCTGGCCCGCGATGCCGACAGCCACCGCGAGCTGTCGCGCCAGTTTCACGACCGCGAGACCGAAAAGGCCTATACCGCGCTGTGCTGGGGCTCACCCGAGGGCGACAGCGGCAGCATCGACCTGCCCCTGCGCTATGACCCGCCGACCAAGCCGCGCCACGTGGTCTGCCACGAGCACGGCAAGCACGCCCTGACCTTCTGGCGCGTGCTCGAACGCCACCCTGAGCATGCCCGCGTCGAGCTGACGCCGATCACCGGCCGCTCCCACCAGCTGCGGGTGCATATGCTGTCCATCGGCCACCCGCTGCTCGGCGACGGCCTCTACGCCCACGAACAGGCCCTGGCCGCCTACCCGCGCCTGTGCCTGCACGCCAGCATGCTCAGCCTGACCCATCCGCAAAGCGGCGAACGCCTGCGCTTCGAGTGCCCGGCGCCGTTCTGA
- the minE gene encoding cell division topological specificity factor MinE has translation MNIFDFLRSRKKETTASIAKERLQIIVAHERGQRTQPDYLPALQQELVEVIRKYVAIDSDQVQVALENQGSCSILELNITLPDR, from the coding sequence ATGAATATTTTCGACTTCTTGCGTTCGCGCAAGAAGGAAACCACAGCCTCCATCGCCAAAGAGCGCCTGCAGATCATCGTTGCCCACGAACGTGGCCAGCGCACCCAGCCCGACTACCTGCCTGCCCTGCAGCAGGAGCTGGTCGAGGTGATCCGCAAGTACGTGGCCATCGACTCGGACCAGGTGCAGGTCGCCCTGGAAAACCAGGGCAGCTGCTCGATTCTGGAGCTGAACATCACCCTGCCCGACCGCTGA
- the minD gene encoding septum site-determining protein MinD, which translates to MAKILVVTSGKGGVGKTTTSAAIGTGLALRGHKTVIVDFDVGLRNLDLIMGCERRVVYDFVNVVNGEATLTQALIKDKRLENLYVLAASQTRDKDALTQEGVEKVIAELSQNFEYVVCDSPAGIEKGAHLAMYFADEAIVVTNPEVSSVRDSDRMLGLLASKSRRAEQGGEPIKEHLLLTRYNPERVTKGEMLGVEDVEEILAIRLLGVIPESQAVLKASNQGVPVILDDQSDAGQAYSDAVDRLLGKEVAHRFLDVKKQGFLQRLFGGRE; encoded by the coding sequence TTGGCCAAGATCCTCGTAGTCACTTCCGGCAAGGGTGGCGTCGGTAAAACCACCACCAGCGCTGCCATCGGTACCGGTCTCGCCTTGCGCGGCCACAAGACCGTCATCGTCGACTTCGACGTCGGCCTGCGTAACCTCGACCTGATCATGGGCTGCGAACGCCGCGTGGTGTACGACTTCGTCAACGTCGTCAACGGCGAAGCCACCCTCACCCAGGCCCTGATCAAGGACAAGCGCCTCGAGAACCTCTACGTGCTGGCCGCCAGCCAGACCCGTGACAAGGACGCCCTGACCCAGGAAGGCGTCGAAAAGGTCATCGCCGAGCTGTCGCAGAACTTCGAATACGTGGTCTGCGACTCGCCGGCCGGTATCGAGAAAGGCGCGCACCTGGCCATGTACTTCGCCGACGAAGCCATCGTGGTCACCAACCCGGAAGTCTCCTCGGTACGTGACTCCGACCGCATGCTGGGCCTGCTGGCCAGCAAGTCGCGCCGCGCCGAACAGGGCGGCGAGCCGATCAAGGAACACCTGCTGCTGACCCGCTACAACCCGGAGCGCGTCACCAAGGGCGAAATGCTCGGCGTGGAAGACGTCGAGGAAATCCTCGCCATCCGCCTGCTCGGCGTGATCCCCGAGTCCCAGGCGGTGCTCAAGGCCTCCAACCAGGGCGTACCGGTGATCCTCGACGACCAGAGCGACGCCGGCCAGGCGTACAGCGACGCCGTCGATCGCCTGCTCGGCAAGGAAGTGGCGCACCGCTTCCTTGATGTGAAGAAGCAGGGCTTCCTGCAACGTCTATTCGGAGGTCGCGAATGA